A single window of Apodemus sylvaticus chromosome 4, mApoSyl1.1, whole genome shotgun sequence DNA harbors:
- the Inka2 gene encoding PAK4-inhibitor INKA2, translated as MRKESKDMDCYLRRLKQELMSMKEVGDGLQDQMNCMMGALQELKLLQVQTALEQLEISGGTPTFSCPESSQEQPECPRWQGSGGPAGPAACPSSSQPSFDSSPKFPCHRSVCGKELAVLSKTRLPEHQSCTQQGTEWVEPDDWTSTLMSRGRNRQPLVLGDNVFADLVGNWLDLPELEKGVEKGETGGSTEPKGEKGQSRELGRKFALTANIFRKFLRSVRPDRDRLLKEKPGWMTPMVSESRAGRSKKVKKRSLAKGSGRFPFPSTGEPRHIETPATSSPKALEPSCKGFDINTAVWV; from the coding sequence ATGTCCATGAAGGAAGTaggggatggcttacaggatcagaTGAACTGCATGATGGGTGCACTTCAAGAACTGAAGCTCCTACAAGTGCAGACAGCATTGGAACAGCTGGAGATCTCTGGAGGCACGCCCACCTTCAGCTGCCCTGAGAGCTCACAGGAACAGCCTGAGTGCCCTCGCTGGCAGGGTAGTGGAGGTCCTGCTGGGCCTGCTGCCTGTCCCTCCTCCAGCCAACCATCCTTTGACAGCAGCCCCAAGTTTCCCTGCCATAGGAGTGTCTGTGGGAAGGAGCTGGCTGTCCTTTCTAAGACCCGGCTGCCAGAGCACCAGAGCTGTACCCAACAGGGGACGGAGTGGGTGGAGCCAGATGACTGGACCTCCACATTAATGTCACGGGGCAGAAATCGGCAGCCTCTGGTGTTGGGGGACAATGTTTTCGCTGACCTGGTGGGCAACTGGCTAGATTTACCAGAACTGgaaaagggtgtggagaaaggtgAGACTGGGGGATCCactgaacccaaaggagaaaaaGGCCAGTCCAGAGAGCTGGGTCGTAAGTTTGCCCTAACCGCAAACATTTTTAGGAAGTTCTTGCGTAGTGTGAGGCCTGACCGAGACCGGCTGCTTAAGGAGAAGCCTGGCTGGATGACGCCCATGGTCTCCGAGTCACGAGCAGGACGCTCGAAGAAAGTCAAGAAGAGGAGCCTTGCTAAGGGCTCAGGACGCTTCCCTTTCCCAAGCACAGGAGAGCCCAGACATATTGAAACCCCTGCCACAAGCAGCCCCAAGGCCTTGGAACCCTCCTGTAAGGGCTTTGACATTAACACAGCTGTTTGGGTCTGA